The genomic window CGGGCGGCCCTGCGCCATCCTGCGGATGGTGCCCGGCGGCCCGGAGGGCACTGCTGGAGTGTGGTGACAAACGCCGGAGCAGCGAAACACAGGGGAGGTGAGGCGTGAACCACGCGTACGTGGATGCCAGCTGGCATGAACTGCCCGACGGCAGCGAGATCGGAGGCTGGGGGCTGGTGCTGCTGACGCCGGGCGCCCTGCCGGGCCGCTTTCAGGGGCAGCTGAATGCCCCGGACAACAATGCCGCCGAGCTGCGCGCGGTGCTGGAGGCGGTGCGGCTGGCCCCCCCCGGCGAGGCGCTGTCGGTCTTCACCGACAACCAGGCCGTGATCGCCGCCGTGTCGCGCGGACGGGGGGGCCCCCAACTGGCCGAACTCGCGCGCGAGGTGCTTGACGGAGCGCACGCGCGCGGCGTGACTCTGCGGGTGGACTACGTGCCCCGCACCCGGCGGCACATGCTCTCGGCGCACGCCCTCGCCAACGACGCGCGGCGCGGTCTGGGCACGCCGGGACTGGACGCCGCACAGGCCGACGTGCTGATCGAGCAGCGGCCCGCCCTGCCCGAGGCGCGCGTGAGCCTGCGCCGCAGCGGCGAGCGTGTCACGGCGCACGTCCCGCTCGATCCCCTCTCGGAGGTGCCGCCCAGCGCCCAGGCGTTGCTCGCGGCGGTGGGGCTCGCGCAGCCCGGTGAGGTGCTGCTGGTGCGCCGCGCAAGCAAGGTGGCCCAGGCGCTGTGGCAGCGGCCCGAGCGCGCCCTGCGCCCGGCAGCCCAGGCCACGCTGGTCACTGCCCGGCAGGCGGCCGAGGCCAGCGGCATTCAGGTGGAATTTCTGGGCGTGGGCTGAGCTCAGCGGTCGGGAGCAGCCC from Deinococcus aerophilus includes these protein-coding regions:
- a CDS encoding ribonuclease HI, giving the protein MNHAYVDASWHELPDGSEIGGWGLVLLTPGALPGRFQGQLNAPDNNAAELRAVLEAVRLAPPGEALSVFTDNQAVIAAVSRGRGGPQLAELAREVLDGAHARGVTLRVDYVPRTRRHMLSAHALANDARRGLGTPGLDAAQADVLIEQRPALPEARVSLRRSGERVTAHVPLDPLSEVPPSAQALLAAVGLAQPGEVLLVRRASKVAQALWQRPERALRPAAQATLVTARQAAEASGIQVEFLGVG